In the Mesorhizobium sp. WSM2240 genome, GTATTAAGGTCGGAACTGACGCCTATAAATCCGACACTGGCGCCCACAGCTTTATGTTCAAGAGCAGGTACCTTGGGCGCCTGCTGCAACAGATACCAGGGTTGAAATCGGTGCCTTACACCAAGAGCATTGCGGCTATCCTCAACCAGGGTCGGTTCGATGTCGAAGCGACATTGCAGGATCTGAAGAACAATCCGACGCTGGCGGCTTCAATCATGCAAGCCTCGATCAAACTTGCTTCGCAGCGAGGCATTCTGCCCGAAACCTCGCGCCGAGGACTTGCTGCCGATGATTCCGCAATGACAATCACATTGACTCGCGAGCAGGCCGCACAGCGCGCCCAAGTGGAGGCTTCCCGCGCCCAAGCCGAAGAGAAGGACATCACCCCGACGGCAATCTCGGTTGCCGAGGCACTCAGGAGAGCCGATATCAAGGTGGAGATGCCCCATCTCGCTCAGCGCTTGAGATCGGAAAGCTCGATGACCGACCAGCTCATCGGCATGGAGGCCTCGTTTGAGGCCGGCGCCCAGCTGATCAGCAACGCTGTACGACACGTCTTCCAACTCCCTGATAGGGATTTTACACATGCCTTCAAGAAAGCCATTCTGGCCTTCGACGAGAGCGGCTATGCCGAGGTCAGCACGACCAACTGGTTCAGGACGCGATCGCCGACCTTCGTCGGCATCAAGACTGTGCTCGCCACGCCGGGCGGCTACCACTTCGAGGTGGAGTTCCACACGGCAGACAGCTACAAGGCCAAGATCGACAATCACGACGCGTACAAGGAGCTGCAGAAGCTGCAGGAGCTGCAGCGAGAGAGCCGTGAGCCCCTGGATAAGTCCATAGCCGAGCAACTCTTGGAGCGCGTGCGACAGGCCTGCAACAAGGTTGTCATCCCCGACGGGGCAATAGGGATTCCCCACTGGGAAGCCGACGCGGATAGCACAGTTGGTGCCAGCCTAGCTCGTCGGTTGCAAGTGGCCCCGCCACGACGCACGGAGCACTCCCCGCTCGCAACAGAGATTCTTGGCGCCCTGGACGCGCGATCGATAGTGCTCGTCGGCATGAAGGGCGCCGGGAAATCCAGTTTGGGCCGTGCACTCGCCAAAAGACTAGGGCTGAGGTTTGTCGATTCCGATAGGGAAATCGAGGCGAAGACCGGCAAGTCCAAAGCTAAGATTGTCGCCGAGGATGGCGAGGCGCATTTCAGCAATCTTGAGGTGAACGAGATCAGGCAGTCGCTCGAACAAGGGCCGGCGGTGCTCGCAACCGGTGGTGAAGCATTCATGAGCGAGGAAGTCCGGCATCATGTTGGCGAGAAGGCGGTCTCGATCTGGCTCAATACCAGCGGGGACGTGATCAGGCGGAACCTGAGACACAAGGGTCCGAAGATGCAAACCGCCGACCAAGACCAGACCATCACAGACCTGATGCACGCGAGCAATCCCATCTATAAGCTTGCCGATCTCACGATTGCCCCGCAGCACCAACGGGATCTCAAGAGCGCGAATGCTTGCCTGACCGCCCTGCACGCCCACCTTTGCGGTGAGGGCAGGCAGGCCCAAACTCGTTTCGACCCCGGGCGGGCGGCACCATGACGGCGCCGCTCGGTGCTTCAGCTTCCCATCTCCTGCATCCAGCTGATAACCGCAATGCGATCGGGCTGGTTCTGCCAGAGCGCCGACTCGACCTCCTCATCCAGAACCGCCCGCGGATTGATGTCGGTGCGCGAGCGGCACTCCTCCAGGATCACCTTCCGCAAGTTTCCCGATCGGAAGCCAAAGGTAATCATGCGCAGGGGAAATGGCCGACGGATTATTTCGGCGCGCAGCCATTTCTGGGCAAGGCACGCTCAGAGGCCTGGCGGACCATTCGGCGCTGCCCGGCTGGCTGGATGCGCTCTATGCGAAGCATGCGCTCAAGGGTAAGCGTCCGATTGTTACCGCGGAGATTTCGCTTTGATGCGTGCAATAATGTCGGAGTCTGAGACGAAGTCTTCGAGTGGGCGGCGCCCAGGGCGTCCCAGGATCGTGACTCAGGAATTGGTGTAGCTGACGGCGTTGGTCGCCGCGCTCTCCGGCAGGAAGCCGGGCTGCTCAGCGCGCCACGGCTGGCAGGCTGATAGCCGATCATCGCTCATCTGCTGATGGTCTCAATGGTCATGTATCGGGCCCGCTGCACGGCCCAGTCATCGTTCTGCTCGAGCAGCAGCGCGCCGACGAGGCGGACGATGGCGTTGTCGTTCGGGAAGATGCCGACCACGCCGGTTCGGCGGCGAGCCTAGCGACGACGCGCCATTGCGTGCTTGCGGCCTCCGGCGTCTCCTGGGCGAAGGCGGTGGCGATGAAGGCCGGGACGACGCGGCGGCCACTCTTGCGGCGTGCGCCAGCACGTTCCTCATGAAGTGGACGCCACCCGGCAGCGCTGCCATGTGGCTAGAGCACCTTGGTCACGGCCGCCTTCAGACCTATCGGAGATGACGAGCTTGACCCCGCGCAGGCCGCGCTGCGTGAGCTTGCGCAGGAACTCCGTCCAGATCGGCTCGGCCTCCGAGGCGCCGCGCGATGACGAGGGCGACCGAGACGATGCGCCCGCCGCGGCGCACCTCCAGATAAGTCGGTGGAGCAGGCGACACGCGCCTTTGCTGCCTCACGGCAGCCGGTTTCGCATCGCCTCTCGCCGAACTTTTCGACGTAGGTTGGCGGCTTTCGCCTTGACGCTGCCACGCCACCTTTCGGTACAATGACCAAGATCAAGATCGCTTGCCACTCGAGCCGTAGCCGTCGCTTCACGCGCTGCCAATGAAGGACGCCGCTCAGCGCTCGTGTCCGTTGTGCTCGTCTAAGAGGGTTGTTGGAGCGTTGGAGCTGGATGATCCATCGGGAGCGCCGTACAGAGGGGAGGGGCACCTATCTCGATCAAGCAGGAACATATATCGTCAGAGCGCGCGTTAGCAGATCCAATGGCTCGGCACTGTGTCGGATAGTTGATCAGTTGCCGGGCTCTGTCATCGGGCGATGAATATACCCTGTTGTGGGCATCGAAAATTCCCTAGTTGGCGCTGCTGCCGCCAGTTCCGGGACGCGTGCCGGAAATAGCGGCTTTCGCTCCGTCCGATAGTCCGTCCCAGTCTTCGCGGGCGGCATGGTTCTGGTCTCGAAATGACCGGAATCGGGGCGTCTCACCTGGCCACCGACCCCCGGCGGCTCGAGTCGGCTGGCGCGCGAGGAGCTCGCCCTTCTGGTGGCGGTCTCGACTGGACTCGGGTGCAAAGAGATATGCCAAAAGACCGGTCACAGTGACGCGTGAAGAGACCATATTTTTACCAGAAGATTCGGGATCGCCTGGTGGGGTTGATCATGTCGCCCCGCCTGATTCGTTGCCATCGGATCCTGCCGGCTGCAGAGACTCGTTCTGCTCTTGAACCCGATGAGGCGGAGGCTGCGCGTCTCTGCCGATCTGCTTCGGCATAGGATCTTCGTTGAAGACCGCTGGAGCATGACAGATCAATACTTACAGGAGCGCTCAACTGATCACTGCATGACCGCAGCCTTTGAGGTCCCTACCGGACGCGGTCCCGATGATGCGGTGGCTAGGACTGTCGCTTGCCTTCCGGTCGCGCACTCTTACGAGATGGGCAAATCGGTTATCGCACTGGACCAGCATCCCGATGGCAGACATCGCGCTGACCAGACCGAAGCATGAAGCTTGGCGTGGCCTCAGAAGAAGCGATGGAACCAGCGCTCTCACGCTCTCATTGGTATCACGCAGTCGGAATGAACTGCCCTCAATCGGGCGATACAGTGTGTTGCCGAACGTTCGCTGCGTCTCTCCTGGACTTGACTGCACCGGACCCGTTGCCGAATTGTCTCTAAGAATAGAGCCATGTCAGCCACCTTTGCCCGTCGCGAATGTCCTGTATGTGCTAACGGGGATGGCCGCACGATCGCCATCGCCTGGCACGACAGCCTTATTGTCGAGCAAATCGCGTGGGTCGTTCACCATTACTGCTAGATTGCGTTGTGTCGAACAGCCAAGCATCTGTTCGAACGATTTGTTTTCGAGTAAACGACCGGAATACGGCGGACAGACGGGCGGGCGGGCATGATAGACTATCGCCTCTATTCGTACCGCGCCGGCTTCGTGTTGATCGAGCAAATGGATGTTGTGAGCGTCAATGGCCATTTGCCTGGCCTGATGGACTGCCTCTGCGCTGAGCCGGGACGACCCGCTGATAAGGAGGTGAAGGGCATCGCGCCGGCCGCGACTGGCTTTCTTGAGGAAAACACGCAAACGCTGCCGTTCGGAAGCGCGAAGGCTCTCTAAGATCAGGACGGTGGTCTCCTGTTGGATAAGAATTGGCGCCGATGGCTCGACATAGATCGGCGCAGTGCTTGTGCAGCCACTTACGCTGGTCGTCAGAGTGATCAGGAGAACTACGGTCCGCAAAGTCATTCGGTTACACTATTTGATGATGAAGCCGAGACCGGCCTTGGCCCCTGGCGAGCCGGTGGGGGCAGCAGCGCGACCTCGCGGCGGACTTGCCGGCGAATTGGTAGGAGTGCCGCCCCCGTCCAAAGTCGGCGCCATCCGCTCCGTGGGTGTGCTCATCTGGTTGGGGCTGGAGCCTGGTCTTACGATGTAAGGCGTAACCAGAATTATCAGTTCTGATTCTTCCTTTTGAAACGAGGAGGAACGAAACAGCGCGCCAAGGATCGGCATTTCACCGAGCCAGGGAAAGGCAGTGACATTATTGTTGACGTTGCGCCTGATGAGACCGCCAATCGCAAAGCTCTGCCCACTGGCGAGTTCGACGACTGTGTCGGCTCGGCGCGTGGAAACTGCCGGCACGGAGATACCGTTGACTTGAACGGCGCCCTGGGACGTTAGGTCACTGACTTCCGGCTTTACGCGAATGTTGATTTGATTGTTGCTAAGAACGGTCGGTACGAATTCCAGGCTGACGCCGAAGTGGCGGAATTCAACCGACACTTGCCCGTTTTCCTGCAGGACAGGGATGGGAAATTCGCCGCCAGCCAGAAAGCTGGCAGTTTCACCGGACATCGCGGTAAGATTCGGCTCAGCCAACACGGAAGCTATGTGTTCCTTGGCGAGCGCGTCGAGAACCGCGCCGATGTTGACGGCACCATTGTTAAATCCGATTTCTGCTGTCCCGCCGCCCTGCGCTGCACCAGAGCCAGCGCCTCCGCCGCTTAACAAGCCCACTCTGAAATTGTCGATTTGACCGAAGGCGGACAGGTTGACGCCGAGTGCCTTCATGGCGCTACGGGAGACCTCCGCTACGCGTACACTAAGATTAACTTGTAAGGACCCAGCGACCTTGATGTTATTGACGACTTGCGCACCGTCACCGAGATATTGCTCAGTGACCCTTTTTGCGGTATCGGCGACCTCCGCATCGGGCGCCGTACCGCTAAGGATCGCGCCGCGCGGCGTATAGCTGACCTCGATTGAATAGTCGCCGACCTGATCCTTCAACATGGCGCGCAATTCCTCGATCGGTTGGGTGACGACAATACGCAACTCGGCCAGAGCCTCGCCGTTGTCGTCCAAGGCGAACAGGCTGGTCTGCCCGGAGTTCTTGCCAAACACGAAGATGGTTTGGTTCGAGGGTGTCTGAAAGTCCGCGATCGTCGGGTCGGCAACGAAGATGGTGGCGGCTGGCGCCGGCAAATGAACTGTCTTGCCAAGCGAGGAGGAGAGATTCAGCGTGTCCTTGATGCTATTGGCAGCGGCACGCGGCGCTCTGTCATCCTGCTTGTCTTTGGCCGCCACAGAAACTGGAGATAACAAAATGAGCGCGCAGAGGAGATGGCCCACGTAAGGGGGAACCGAAGGTCTCGGGCCGCCGATTAGAATCGGCTGCCGATTGGTGCTAGACCGGCGAGTTGGAACGATTTTCACAGGCTTTTCTTTCAAATTCGACCAACTATGCGGCTGCCGTGTCGGTCAGTTCAAGAATGTAGCCTATGCCACGCACTGTCTTGATCCGCACGGTTGCACCTGACCTACTCAGGTGTCCACGTAAGCGATAGATTCCGACTTCAAGCGCGTTGCCAGATACTTCGTCGTTGAACGAATAAAGATGATCTTCCAGCTGCGCACGCGGCACGATGCGGCCTGCACGATTTAACAGATGCTCCAAAATACATACTTCGCGGCGTGCAATGATCAGGGGATGACCGGCAACCGAAACCTGTCGACCGATCGGATCGAAGTTGAGATTGCCAAATACGACAATGGGGTCGGTCATCTGTGTCGCGCGGCGCCAAATGGCTCTCATTCTGGCGATCAGCTCATCGGTGGAGACGGGCTTGAGCAGAAAATCGTCCGCTCCACCGTTGAAAATCGCAATTCGCTTCTCAAGATCGTTGAGGCTACTCATAACGACGGCAGGAACTGAATGCCCGTTGTTCCTTAGCTGTCTCAGCCACCCCAAGCCATCGCCGTCTGGCAGAGCCAACTCAAGCAGGAGAATCTCGTAGCTCGCGCAACAAAATGCACTCGACGCCTGTTCCAGGGTCCCAACCACATCGACGGCGAAACCGCTATGCCCGAGCGCAACTCGCAGCGCGTGCGCAAGATCTGCATGATGGTCAACGAGCAGAGTCCGCACTTCATCTCCTATTAAGGTAGGACCGGTCACCGTCGGCCATGTCACACCGCGGTGACGGCAGAAGTCGCGCAACTCGTCGCAGTATCGTACCCTCTTTCCGACGGTCATCGCTGTCAGACCAGCATCGCCCTCCAGAGCCTTCTGATTCGATGGCTAGGATGGGTTAGCTTTCGAGAAGCGAATGGGACAAATCTATTTTTCGGATGGTTAAGCATCCATATGATGGATGGATGAAGCTTCTGCCTTTCCACTGCCCTGATTGGCGGGCGAGGGAGCGAGTCCTGCCAGAGGTGCGGGAGTATGGCTGAAACTGGGTGATGACGGTTTGAGGAGAGCGGCGTATCGAGGCGGGTGATGAAGCCTGCCAGAACCTCTCAAGGAGAGCGATACGCCATGAATGAGACTATCAACATTGTTCGCCTTCGTCAGCCTGACGATATCGATGATCCCCTGACGGATGTGCTTCGAGCTGGCGCGCGCAAATTGCTGGCGCAGGCGATCGAGATGGAAGCCGAGGCGTTTCTTGCCGAGATGAAGGATCTCAAGCTTGCCGATGGTCGTGACCGGATTGTCCGGCATGGTCACGCCCCGGAGCGGAGCATCCAGACGGGGATCGGGCCGGTGCCTGGCAGCCGGGTGAAGGTCCGGGATCGCGGCGCGAACGGCGAAGCGGACCGGGTCCGGTTTTCCTCATCGATCCTGCCGAAATGGGCGCGTCGGACGCGCAGTCTGGATGCGCTCTTCCCGTTCTCTAGCTGCGCGGCGTTTCGACAGGGGATTTCCAGGAAGCACTGAGGCGCGCTTGTGGGCAAGGACGCGCCGAACCTGTCACCCTCGGTGATCACGCGGCTGACGGCAGAGTGGACCACCGATTACGAGCGTTGGCAAAAGCGCGATCTTTCGGCACGGCGCTATGTCTATGTGTGGGCGGACGGGGTCTACCTGCAGGCGCGCATGGAAGACCATGCCGAATGCATGCTGGTCCTGATCGGCGCCACGCCCGAGGGCAGGAAAGAACTCGTCGGTTTCCAGACCGGCGTTCGCGAGAGCGCGCAGAGCTGGCGCGAGTTGCTGGTCGACGTGAAGCGGCGTGGCCTGAAGATCGCGCCCGCGATTGCCGTCGGCGACGGCGCGCTTGGCTTCTGGAGGGCGCTCGAGGAGCTCCTTCCCGGCACCAAGCAGCCGATCCGGATCCGCTGCTTGGCTGTGCTTACGTGGCAACCCGGTCGAGAAAAGCATCGAATGCGGCAGCAACAGCACGAATCACAAAGCGATGCTCCTGCCGCACGCGGATGAAACCATCTTCGATTTCCACAATCCCGTCCTCGGCCAGCAACGCCAAGCGTTCAGCAGAATGGTGAAAACGGATCGGGTCAAATCCGTGGTCGGCACAGATTGCCGGCACATCGGCCTCCAAATCGCACATCAGCCGCTCGATAATTGCGCCTCGCACGCGGTCTTCTGTAGTAAGACGATGGCCCTTTGACGTCGCCAGACGGCCAGCTGCGATGTGCCGGCTGTAACAATCCTGTGTAACCTCGTTCTGAACGTAACCGCCGCCGACTCGGCCGATAGCCGACGCGCCGAAACCGATCAGGGTTTTGCAGGTGTCGGCCGAGTAACCCAGCGAGTTACGCCGCAGGCGCCCGGCAGTCTGCGCCAGCGCGAGCTTGTCGTCCGGCAAGGCGAAATGGTCGAGTCCGATCTCTCGGTAGCCGGCGGCAACCAACGTCTCGGCCACAGCCGCAGCCTGTTCGGCGCGGGCAGCGCTGTCCGGCAGCGCTATCTCCTCGATCAGGCGCTGATTCTTTGCTACAGAGGGAAGGTGTGCGTAGCCGAACACCGCCAGCCGGTTGGGGCGCATGGCGAGCGCAGCCGTCGCGGTCTCGACGCACGACTGAACCGTCTGATGCGGGAGACCCAAGATGAGGTCGAAATTGATGTGGCTTACGCCATGTCGCCGCAGCTCTTCGACAGCAGCCAGAGTCTGCGCCTCACTCTGGACCCGGTTAATCGCCTTTTGAACAATGGGATCAAAGCTCTGCACCCCGAGGCTCGCGCGGTTCACGTCGGCCTTCCCTAGGGCTTCGGCCATCTCGGCCGTGAACGTGCGTGGATCAATCTCGACGGCGACGGTAGCCGTTTTCCCAAAGGCGAAGCGACGGCGCAGGAGTCCCATCGTAGCCAAGAACTCCGCTGACCCGATCAGGGTCGGCGTTCCACCGCCGAAATGCACGTCGCCCACGGGCAGCGGCTGAGGCACTTGTTCCGAGACCAAACGAATCTCGTCACGCAGCACAGCCACATAATTGAGGATCGGCGAATCCTGGCGGGTGATGGTGGTAGGAAAACCGCAATACCAGCACGTCGATCGGCAGAACGGAATATGCAGATAGAGCGACACCGAATCGTCAGCCGGCAGCGAACTCAGCCATTCCTGATAATCCTTGGCACCGACCGCCGCGGAGAACTCCGGCACAGTCGGATAGATGGTGTACCAAGGCAGGCGGGCCTCGCGATATTTTGTCAGGATAGAGGTCTGCAACAGTTATCGTCCCATGCTGATAACTGTCATCCTTACCGCTGCGCGCCCCTGGGTCTCTTGAGCTATGTCAACTCCGTTCCGCTTTCGCCGCGAACGTCGTTTGATCAACGTGCCGTTCACGCGAGCCGGTTACCAGCCTGACGATAACCAGTGAGAGACTCGCTGACGTTCTCGCAGCAGATCGAAGAATGCAAGATGCATGCGGATGGTCAGTCCCATCGAACTTCTGATCGATGGCCGTCCCGCGGATCTGGCTGCTGCTCGGTCATGAATTACCACATGCCAACGATGAACAGGTTAGAGTAGCCAAGCATTTCAAGAAATTGCGCCACACGGGTTGCCGACCCGCACGCCGGCTCCTCTCGAGGAGCGATCCTACGATTCACATTTCGGAAATCGCTGGCTGGGTTACCTGGTCTCGGAGACCCCAAGGGATCGTCGAGGATGGCCCGCCAGGCCTCGGTCGTCTCGCCGCCCATATTCTTGACCGCGAGCAGGATCTTCTGGCCGTCCTCGCGCACGCCGATGACCACGAGCAGCGAGATCGCGGTCGCCTTGCGGTCGAGCCTGGCACGAACCACCGTCCCGTCTAGGATCAGGCGCACGATCGGCTCGTCGGCCAGCGAGCGCGTTCCAGGCGTCCCAGTCAGTCTTCACCTTGCGCAAGATGCGACTGACGACGTCCTTTGCCGATCGCGCCGCCGAGCGCACGCCGCACCCGCCTGGTGTTGGTGCCGGCCAGATAAACGGAGGCGATCAGCGCGTCGGCGGCCATCGTGCGCCGCTGATAGGCGCGCAGGACCTTGCTCTTCCACTTCGCCGTCTTGCCATCGCCGGCGTCGAGCCGTACCCGCGGCGCCGCGATCTCGGTAGTGCGGCAGAGTCGCCTGTCCCGGGTGTCAGAATTTAGGGTAGTAACCCAATCAGGGTATTGAAGGCGTGTAGCACATCAGATTCCTTCCGTTGTCGACGGCGACGGAGGCAATGATGAACGCACTCTTGGTACGACAAGCTAGCCCGCAACTTCCTGTCCGCTGTGGCCCTCGCAAGCCTCATCGCGTTCTGGGTCTGAATGAGTCGCGACCTAGCACGCCATCTCAGGCCGCTTCCACTTCGACTTCGATGCCGATCGCATTGGCGATTTCGGTGTAGCGATCGATGGTCGTCTGCGCGCAGGGTAAGAATGAGGGCATAGCGCACTTCCCTGTCATAGCGTTCGAGACGCTTTTTCTCACGCCACCAGCCGCCGGTCGGATAGACCGCCAGGCCGTGGCGATTGGCAAGGTCGGCAGCCGTACCTTCCCATATGTCAGAGTGAAGGGAACCGCGGTCCCGAAGGCGCGGGCCGAGAACCCATCCGTCGTCTTGTCCGCCGCCGTAGGCGCCATCTTCCTCCTCACGCGCGGCCGCATTGATGCGTCCTCGGAAGGTATCCACATCCTCTTCGGGCCGCTTCACGGCAAAACGGAGACCGTGCGAGGCGTAGCGATGGCGCTTCGTCCAGCCCCGCTCCCCCGGATTGGGCTCTATGAAATAGCTCAGCGTCACGCGCAGTTCGACTTGTCCCTCGCCAAGCCCCTCCAGCGTCTCAGCCGGCCACGGCAGATCGTCGAAGATCATATCGCGGGTCTTGATGGCCGATCCGTCAAGGAAGAAGGGCTGCATCACGCTTTCGATCACAAGCGTCACATCATTGGCCTGGCTGCGGATCGCCTTGCCCAAATCAGGAACGCCATATCCATAGCGACGCAGCAGAACCCGTTTGTGGGTCTGTTTCGGATTGACCGGAAGATGCCCGCGCATGGCCGGGGTCCAGTCGGCGGAATGAACGATCAGCCCCCTGACCGTTTCGGGCCAATGCCCCGCGCGGTCGGCCAATATCTGCGCTGCCATGCGAGAAGCCAGGGCCGTTGCAGCGCTCGTGTCCGCGATAACGTTGAAGTAGCCGGCTTGCAGACGATTATTCGTTGTCAGCAGGGTAAGGTCATCCAGATGATCGCTGTCGCCATTGACGGGATTGACGCCGTAATTGCCGCCTTCGAACACGATATCAGGCTTGATCGGCCACTCATTCTGCCATGTAAGGGATGTCCGGCTGAGCGGCGAGAGATCGCCGGCGGAGGCCATCGGACTCCACCCGGCAAAGGTCGCATCGGTGATGGTGCATTTCTCAGTCACCGCTCCCACCGTCAGGGCGTTCCACGCCTGTGCGGGGCTCTCGATCGGCGCGGCATCATTCTTATCAAGATACTCGGCTGCCGGATAAAGAGCGTTCACGTTGCCTGCCGAAAGGACGACAATGCGCGGGGTATCACCGTCGCCATAGGCCAGTTCATCAAGGGCTGCTGACCATGAGGACGGGTGCCCCCGCCAATGATCGCCCGCGCTGGTAACGGCAAGGCAGAAAACCCGCGAACGCTCCGGCGCTTGTATCTCGGCCCGGCTCATCGCCTCCGCAGTGATGTAGCCATAGAGATCGGGATCGTTCGCTCCCTGATCCGGCAGGATTTTCACCGACTCCAGAACATGGCTCAGGCTGAGCGGGTTGGTGCTAGCCAGAGGATCGATCAGATCCCGTTCCACGACTGCTGATCCCCTGCATTAAGGACCGGCGCGATCAGCGGATGAGGGCGCGTCGACCCGGAATCCAGAATACAGACTGCCGGCGCGGTGGCATCAGGGATCTCCAGCCGCTCCGTCAACTCGTCACTCCAATCGCGCTGCTCAGTCGGGTCCATCGCTAGGAACACGGATGGCGTATCTCGCGCGAGCAGCAACTCAGCAATGGCATCGGTATTGGAAACGATCATGCCGATCTGATCGGGCGTCGCGAGCACGAGCACGACCTCACGCTCTGGAAAACGGACGACATGCTCTCGCAATACGATGTCAAGAATGTCGGCCGCATGTTCAAGGATCGGC is a window encoding:
- a CDS encoding S8 family peptidase; translated protein: MERDLIDPLASTNPLSLSHVLESVKILPDQGANDPDLYGYITAEAMSRAEIQAPERSRVFCLAVTSAGDHWRGHPSSWSAALDELAYGDGDTPRIVVLSAGNVNALYPAAEYLDKNDAAPIESPAQAWNALTVGAVTEKCTITDATFAGWSPMASAGDLSPLSRTSLTWQNEWPIKPDIVFEGGNYGVNPVNGDSDHLDDLTLLTTNNRLQAGYFNVIADTSAATALASRMAAQILADRAGHWPETVRGLIVHSADWTPAMRGHLPVNPKQTHKRVLLRRYGYGVPDLGKAIRSQANDVTLVIESVMQPFFLDGSAIKTRDMIFDDLPWPAETLEGLGEGQVELRVTLSYFIEPNPGERGWTKRHRYASHGLRFAVKRPEEDVDTFRGRINAAAREEEDGAYGGGQDDGWVLGPRLRDRGSLHSDIWEGTAADLANRHGLAVYPTGGWWREKKRLERYDREVRYALILTLRADDHRSLHRNRQCDRHRSRSGSGLRWRARSRLIQTQNAMRLARATADRKLRASLSYQECVHHCLRRRRQRKESDVLHAFNTLIGLLP
- a CDS encoding type II and III secretion system protein family protein, with protein sequence MGHLLCALILLSPVSVAAKDKQDDRAPRAAANSIKDTLNLSSSLGKTVHLPAPAATIFVADPTIADFQTPSNQTIFVFGKNSGQTSLFALDDNGEALAELRIVVTQPIEELRAMLKDQVGDYSIEVSYTPRGAILSGTAPDAEVADTAKRVTEQYLGDGAQVVNNIKVAGSLQVNLSVRVAEVSRSAMKALGVNLSAFGQIDNFRVGLLSGGGAGSGAAQGGGTAEIGFNNGAVNIGAVLDALAKEHIASVLAEPNLTAMSGETASFLAGGEFPIPVLQENGQVSVEFRHFGVSLEFVPTVLSNNQINIRVKPEVSDLTSQGAVQVNGISVPAVSTRRADTVVELASGQSFAIGGLIRRNVNNNVTAFPWLGEMPILGALFRSSSFQKEESELIILVTPYIVRPGSSPNQMSTPTERMAPTLDGGGTPTNSPASPPRGRAAAPTGSPGAKAGLGFIIK
- a CDS encoding response regulator transcription factor; translated protein: MRTLLVDHHADLAHALRVALGHSGFAVDVVGTLEQASSAFCCASYEILLLELALPDGDGLGWLRQLRNNGHSVPAVVMSSLNDLEKRIAIFNGGADDFLLKPVSTDELIARMRAIWRRATQMTDPIVVFGNLNFDPIGRQVSVAGHPLIIARREVCILEHLLNRAGRIVPRAQLEDHLYSFNDEVSGNALEVGIYRLRGHLSRSGATVRIKTVRGIGYILELTDTAAA
- the hemN gene encoding oxygen-independent coproporphyrinogen III oxidase produces the protein MQTSILTKYREARLPWYTIYPTVPEFSAAVGAKDYQEWLSSLPADDSVSLYLHIPFCRSTCWYCGFPTTITRQDSPILNYVAVLRDEIRLVSEQVPQPLPVGDVHFGGGTPTLIGSAEFLATMGLLRRRFAFGKTATVAVEIDPRTFTAEMAEALGKADVNRASLGVQSFDPIVQKAINRVQSEAQTLAAVEELRRHGVSHINFDLILGLPHQTVQSCVETATAALAMRPNRLAVFGYAHLPSVAKNQRLIEEIALPDSAARAEQAAAVAETLVAAGYREIGLDHFALPDDKLALAQTAGRLRRNSLGYSADTCKTLIGFGASAIGRVGGGYVQNEVTQDCYSRHIAAGRLATSKGHRLTTEDRVRGAIIERLMCDLEADVPAICADHGFDPIRFHHSAERLALLAEDGIVEIEDGFIRVRQEHRFVIRAVAAAFDAFLDRVAT
- a CDS encoding CpaD family pilus assembly lipoprotein, with protein sequence MTLRTVVLLITLTTSVSGCTSTAPIYVEPSAPILIQQETTVLILESLRASERQRLRVFLKKASRGRRDALHLLISGSSRLSAEAVHQARQMAIDAHNIHLLDQHEAGAVRIEAIVYHARPPVCPPYSGRLLENKSFEQMLGCSTQRNLAVMVNDPRDLLDNKAVVPGDGDRAAIPVSTYRTFATGKGG